A part of Papilio machaon chromosome 11, ilPapMach1.1, whole genome shotgun sequence genomic DNA contains:
- the LOC106708662 gene encoding mitochondrial proton/calcium exchanger protein yields MNRIILNHYRCLKRSNIIWECKQYQNIPYITLSRSLSYYTTHPLRLQHDITQKPLNSQIIGYPPHLRYICMTSQCYEKEPLKPSSKVEAAVETIKKGIEEKEKLPKKEEVKKKSLKQRIMDEITHYYHGFRLLFIEIRISTSLLFQILKGKSLTRREHRLMVTTVGDLFRMVPFIVFIIVPFLEFALPLFIKFFPNMLPSTFESRSQKEAKLKQHLKVKLEMAKFFQETLDQMAPQASNRHSELAKEFSNFFNRIRTSGDVATSEEIMKFSKLFEDEITLDSLQRPHLVALCKVLNVSTIGTSAMLRFNLKMKLRSLAADDKMIAKEGVDSLNFSELQQACRARGMRAYGVSEERLRKELRNWLDLSLNEKVPPSLLLLSRALMVPEHVPTTYKLKATISALPEQVVTQTKAAIGEKEGKVDFKAKAEAIKLEEQKIKEDMKEFLEAEREKQLLEAKKKQKEDLVDKAPIIELDTEQVMVDPAPVIAVDVPKQKEKSEEGLSGKDLEVIEDALEKLAEQKKSLLLEKESIQVLKTELLDYNEDVKEMNEIVKSKQADIKLTKGARRLYRAVNNMISKLDAALVELENKEKALKTTLEQTKTEPQKAKEQLIQIDELMHSIKSLQKVPDEAKLKLIQDVLGRLDDDFDGQLKIDDVLKMLEIIGNENVNLSEKQINELIELLDKEEILEIESKIQKALDKAASAAKEQDKSTESDGKSLFDIIREAQKRREMKKAVEKFGEQRAMPKSEDIVTKAEESSKRPEQH; encoded by the exons ATGAATAGaatcattttaaatcattatcgttGCCTAAAACGATCGA atataaTATGGGAGTGtaaacaatatcaaaatattccaTATATTACACTTTCAAGGTCGTTGTCATATTACACAACTCATCCACTCAGATTGCAGCATGATATAACCCAAAAGCCTTTAAATTCTCAAATCATTGGATATCCACCACATCTCAGATATATTTGCATGACCAGTCAATGTTATGAGAAAGAGCCTCTTAAACCATCCTCTAAGGTTGAGGCTGCAGTTGAGACAATTAAGAAAGGTATTGAAGAAAAAGAGAAACTCCCCAAAAAGGAGGaggttaaaaagaaaagtttaaaacaacGTATAATGGATGAAATCACACATTACTATCATGGTTTTAGGTTACTCTTTATAGAAATAAGAATATCAACATCTCTACTATTCCAAATATTAAAAGGCAAATCTCTGACGCGACGTGAACACAGATTGATGGTCACTACTGTTGGAGATCTATTTAGAATGGTGCCTTTTATAGTGTTCATAATTGTTCCATTTTTGGAATTTGCAttaccattatttattaaatttttcccAAACATGTTGCCATCTACTTTTGAAAGTAGAAGTCAAAAGGAGGCTAAGCTAAAGcaacatttaaaagttaagttaGAAATGGCAAAGTTCTTTCAAGAAACATTGGATCAAATGGCACCACAGGCTAGTAATAGGCATTCAGAACTGGCTAAGGAGTTTTCCAATTTCTTTAATAGAATACGGACCTCAGGTGATGTTGCAACGAGTGAGGAAATAATGAAATTCTCTAAGCTATTTGAGGATGAGATCACATTGGATTCACTTCAAAGGCCACATTTGGTTGCTTTGTGTAAAGTGTTAAATGTTTCAACAATTGGCACAAGTGCTATGTTACGGTTTAATCTGAAAATGAAGCTACGGTCGCTGGCGGCTGATGATAAGATGATTGCAAAGGAGGGTGTGGACAGTTTGAACTTCAGTGAACTTCAACAGGCTTGTAGAGCGAGAGGTATGAGGGCTTACGGTGTATCTGAGGAGAGGTTGCGGAAGGAGTTGAGGAACTGGCTTGATTTGTCATTAAATGAGAAGGTACCACCATCGCTGCTTTTGTTGTCTCGAGCCCTTATGGTGCCAGAACATGTGCCAACAACGTACAAACTGAAGGCCACAATATCTGCACTACCTGAACAAGTAGTTACACAAACTAAAGCTGCTATTGGTGAAAAGGAAGGCAAAGTTGACTTCAAG GCTAAAGCAGAAGCAATTAAATTGGAAGAACAGAAGATCAAGGAAGACATGAAGGAGTTCTTGGAAGCGGAGAGGGAGAAACAGCTTCTTGAAGCAAAGAAGAAACAGAAAGAAGATCTCGTTGATAAAGCACCAATCATTGAATTGGATACTGAACAAGTTATGGTCGATCCAGCCCCTGTTATAGCCGTTGATGTACCAAAGCAAAAAGAAAAGTCTGAAGAAGGTTTGTCTGGCAAGGATTTAGAAGTAATTGAAGATGCTTTAGAAAAATTAG CTGAACAGAAGAAGTCTCTGTTACTGGAGAAGGAAAGTATTCAGGTGTTGAAGACAGAACTACTAGACTATAACGAGGATGTCAAAGAGATGAATGAGATTGTCAAGTCTAAGCAAGCTGATATCAAACTGACGAAGGGTGCCAGaag ATTATATCGCGCTGTAAACAACATGATAAGCAAGTTGGACGCAGCACTAGTTGAATTGGAGAACAAGGAGAAAGCGCTGAAGACAACATTAGAACAAACAAAGACGGAGCCGCAGAAGGCCAAAGAACAACTTATACAAATCGATGAACTGATGCATTCCATAAAGAGTCTACAGAAAGTGCCGGATGAAGCAAAACTCAAGCTTATACAAGATGTCCTCGGCAGGCTTGATGATGACTTTGATGGGCAATTGAAGATTGATGATGTTCTGAAG ATGTTAGAAATAATAGGCAACGAAAATGTGAACCTGTCCGAGAAACAGATCAACGAACTGATCGAACTTTTAGATAAAGAGGAAATATTAGAGATCGAGAGCAAGATACAGAAAGCTCTGGATAAAGCGGCCTCCGCTGCCAAGGAACAGGACAAGTCCACTGAATCTGATGGaaag aGTTTATTTGACATTATTCGTGAAGCACAAAAGAGAAGAGAGATGAAGAAAGCTGTTGAGAAATTCGGAGAACAGAGAGCAATGCCTAAGAGTGAAGACATCGTCACTAAAGCTGAAGAAAGCAGTAAACGACCCGAGCAACACTGA